The DNA window ATGAAACAACCATTATCTCGGGAGCCCTGGATATGACACAAAAAACAGCTAAAGATGCGATGACACCTCTATGTGACATATTTTCGCTTGACATAAATTCTAAACTCAACGAGTATGATATTCTTCTCTCTCTCTGCCTTTGTTTATCTCATTTATTTTTCCCCACCGATCAACTAATTTCAACGGTGTAGGAAAACAATGGGGCTAATCATAAGCAAAGGGCATAGTCGTGTACCTATCTTTTCAGGTAGCCCAACAAACATCATTGGCCTTATACTGGTAAAAAATGTGATCATGTGCCGTCCTGAAGATGAAACCCCGATTAGGAATCTTACAATTAGAAGCATTCCCAGGTTAGTTGGTTTTGATTTCAAAGTTAGCTTAGTATTGCTCGGAGTGAGTAAAAGTGTTATAGAAGTTTATGTATtaggagtcagattgtattttgtcttTTCTATTtagaaaatagataaattaatttttatatgttagatcaaagagtgaattagtcatttttgttaataattttatccatttgtattgttaaaaattgagtgattgacaaaataaccaaatagtgatatatggcatgtaatgCGTACCTCATGCATTCTAACGtatattaactatttttttaacaaaaaaaatgaaaattttacaacataaataaatgaaatttttagcaaaaaaaaaaaatactttttgatGTAACCTATATGaactattttatctattttttatattaattaatttatccattttttgaaTAGAAAGTACAGAATGTAACTTTACTCCTAGTATAAAGCCTCCAAAATAATTTAATCTTCGAAGTGAGTGCGGGAAATATCTTGAATTAAATCATTACCATGAACTAATGGCATTGGTGTTAAATCCATGACAGGGTTCATGATCGTTTACCTCTCTACGATATATTGAATTTATTCCAGGAAGGCCACAGTCACATGGCTGTTGTGGTTAAGTGCAAGAGTGACACAGATGATACTGCAGAATCTGCAAAATCGAAAAGTCACTccaattttaaaaggataaagACAAAGGTGAAAGGTATTATCTCATAGTTCATAGAAACTGCTTCTTTTACCTCATTTCTCAAACTTCACACGCTTGCGATAATAACAAACAAGTTACAGTCGAGAGTTACTACTAAGACAGGTTTTTCAGGTTTGGGCTCCAATATCTAAAGTCTTGAGCTTGGgtcaattttatttaaatttttttagttttataatgCGTAGTTtatatatgaaaaaatatttaattcattatcattaacatttttaaatattacaaaCAGAATTAAAGATGAAAACAAAAGTCATACAaggtataaaaaaaatataaaaaaaagatatatgTAACAACTTTTTAAggttaattgtaaaataaaaaggaTTCATGCTAGTGGAAAGTTGAGCTACTGCCATCAatccttaaattatattttaaataaataagtcatatagtaaaatttcaaaataaaaactttCTGTAACTTCTATACTAAATAATtaccatatatataatatattacttTTTGATACTCTATACATGAAGAAGTGGGAAATTAAAAATTGccatgtatttaattatttttatcttttaaatatcaattaaagacGGGTGATTTTTTTCCCGACTGCTAATTATCCAATGTATcaaatgtaattatttttaattatatattacataatttatactataaaaaattaaataaatattaaaaaatatgtttaatttttcttgtttaaaaatttataaatatacatgattattaaatattttttttaaagctaATAACGCCTGGTATCTTCCGATAGCAGCCTGGTGTATTACTttagattttttaataaattttcaatactAAATAGTATATGTTTGTGAAAATAGatttaagttaattatttataaatatacataaatttagataaaatttatatttctaatcaaatttaaataattataatatcgATATCACACATCAGTTGTCGACACTCAAGTTATAATCATCAAATGCTACTTttcaaaacaaattaaatgatataGAATGTAAAGTAAGCAAatggaattccaatacacaactcCAATAAAAGAATAGAGTTACGATGACCATATTTTGGTTTTTCAGGTATTGATCAGCATCATCAATATGATGGAAATGAGGAACTTAGTATACCGTCAAGCCCACCCTCTGCAAATTCTACCATCATTGATATCCGAAGTCCAGCCAAAAACATGGAGCTAGGCAGTAAAATCCGTCAACGAATGAAGAAATGGGAACAAGCAACCCTCTCTAATGAAGATTTGGAATCATTTTCATGTTTAGACGAGGAGGTTCTTGGTATCATTACCCTGGAGGATGTCATGGAAGAACTGCTGCAGGTTTTTTTAATTCTCTCGTATCCATTACAAATGCAGGTATATAAATATATTCTAGAACCAACACTTTTTGGCTTTTGCAGGAGgaaatttttgatgaaactgATGCGTATGTTGATGTTCATAACAAGTAAGCTTCTTTCCATCAAATCAAGTACCACTGCATCAAATAGAATTCAGTTTTACAAGCTACTTTATGCCCGTTGCAGAATTACAATCAACATGCAACCATCAGGAAGATCACCATTAAGATCACCCAGACCAGCAACAGCCTCTCAAATTCACTGGAGAAGCCCCATTTCTTCCTCTCATGGAAGTCCACTTTCTTCATTGCCCCATTCTCCACCATTTCGTACACCAATTTCACCCTATATTCAGTCACCACTCTCCGGGCCAGCTCTCTGTTCTTCACCTGGAAAACAAATGCCAAACTCTCCGTTAAGATTTTCAAGCGTCGCCCAATACTCTCCATCTCAATATCAGGTATGGGGAACTCAATAAAACTACATTAACTTCAATGAATTCATTCTTAGGCTTCATACATGTAATATTTTCTCTTCCATTTTCTGTGAATTTATGTTGGCAGGTATCCAGAAAATCTTACGAGAGATTGAGACATGGTTCTTAGGTTTCAACTATAGAGTTTTCTCGAAATAAATGAGCAAATGTTTATGGCATATGCGGATTTtattaaaatagtattatatCATATGTAAAACCTCCTGTGATGTTGGATTAAATTAAAGCGgaaatgtatttaaatttatcaatatggTGAAATTATTTATCTTTTGACTTTCTTTTTTAAAGATGAGATGTCATAAATATTAGGTTTTATTTAAATTGAGCATCATGATCCTAATAAGTATTTTTTATACATTTCTCTTTCCTGTttgaataaatcattataaaaaaattcaaaaggaaaAAGATATGAAAATGAAGATTAACTAAAGGAAATGATACATTTATATTTGTTTGAATAGTTAAAATTAGTACAcgaaaagaaagtaaaaatataatttcataaaatttgtttaattaatgtaacacccctcattcGCCTTGTCGATCAGTGTGGATGAGAAATGCCACTAGATCACTTTCATGTCAAAATCTTgaatttatttaagaatttttttatataatagataaaatcaaattttaagtttttaaatctTGATAAAACCATTTTGAATCGATTTAGGGGTGTTCGGAGGTGTTTGGGGTCATTTTAGGGCCTTGAAGAGCCCAAAATAGTGTAGTGGTCCAAAATAGCATGGGGGTGTGGTACCTAGGGCCAAAGGTACCGTTACCTAGCCCTAGTACTATGCATTTCGCCATTCTACAAATTGGGGTGTGTTACCTCTGTGGTTGGTGGGTTAAGAATAGCCTCGAAACACCCCTGTTTCAACCCCAAACAATACCAAAACCAAAACTAAACTTTGGGagcccaaaaatcacattttaaagTCGAAAACAACCCCTGAACAACTTTAAAATATGGCACACAGTAATTATGCATCTAATTGAGCTATTTCTCAACAAAACCTTACTTCAAACCTAGCCTAACATAAGCCATTCATGTCAAACATTCCAAGCACTAACTCAAACACTACCATACATATATAAAGCCATTCAAATTGCTTCAACCATTACCAATAATGAGCATGCATGCCATTCTACAAAAGATAGAACATTTTGGCTTATGGCCAACTAATTTAAGTTCAAAAGAATAAAAGTTATAACACATCTATTACATAATATGACAATATGAAATTGACCTACATACATTAAGCaaaacctagtacatgccactaaaatgttaaaaatctAAATACATGGTCTTCATACTCTTTGATGATACCAATGGTGTGAGTGTTGGAAAAATATGATTTAGAAAAGGATTTCTAGTGACAGCGGAgacttaaaaattttgaaaaccaagcctatttgtcatatttatagtaataaacctttTCTCGAATAGTACTTGTTTTTTGTGTGAGATGAAATTGTATCATTTTCGACTTTCAACTAAatgaccttctccactatcctcgtACACTGAATTGCATCGAGTTTGGGCTCAAGCAACATGCACCAAATGtaggatctggtgccctaagttgATGCGAATCGGCCCGAGGTAATCAAGTCgtttcacgtagttgcccgatcgttgaCGAGGAGTAGTTGAGTTGGCGGAAATAAGATGAAATGAGGCTAAAGATGCGaagcttttaaataattttaaaggttGTCTAAGGTGATGGTAAGTTTATAAGGGATAGTAGGTTCagtttaagaataaaaataaggaaaaggAAGTTGGATAAATGAAGATTCGGTTTTGTAAAAGATATTATAGATGGGTAAAATATAGGATATTCGGTGGGGATAAGTAATTAAACTTAACActagaaacgattcaacactaaggAGTGTCACCCCGGTTTTCTATTTGGTTAAGCTAGATTTgtggaattgtagaagggttgaacgccataCCAAaataaggtgataagttcaaaaagagAACGATTGATGCCACTAGCAcactagataagtcagatcgaaactcgtacgaatttagagaggagaaaactcactctttgaacaaagttcattcaataatttggcaaaagtcctttacaaaaacgaaatagcaaactatttatagactaaataACTAAGATAGCTGAATAGACAAATGGTAGCTAAATGGACAACTTTTAATAAGCTGAAATTTCCAGAATAGTTTAAGTAAATTCCAAGAAGCTTCTTGTGCATGGAAAACGGTAATAGATAGCTTCTAGTTGCCTTAATTCAgctggaaaattaattaaagtgAAAAGGAGCTAAATTGCATTAAGTATGGCTGGCCAAATGCTTGAATGTCCTTAATGTGCTGCTGGGTTCAGCCGAATGTACTTGGGAGTTAATGAGCTGCTTAGATTACTTCAATGGTCATGAGGTGTGAACAACTAATTTTGAAAGGTCATTTTGAGTGTGAACAATCAGAATCGATCAGCCCTTGGTATGAAAAGAATTAATCGGCTGTGATCTTTAAATTGCGTTGGGCAGCCAAATGAATTTCTTGGAGAATTGAAAGACTTTGCTGAATGAACACTTAGGAAATACCAATGGTCAGCACACCATCTTAAATCCATCCATGCACCCATGCCGTCCAAACTAAATGAACCTCTTTTTTGCTGTCCACGCATGGTGCCTGCACCAAATAAATACAGCTTGGGAAAAACCAAACGACAGCACACCCTTTTAATTGCTGTCCACTCATGGTACCTGCACCAAATAAATGCAGCTAATTAAATGGCTTGAGATATAATAAATCCGGTAGCCATTAAGACAATTTAACCATGCTCTTAATTTCGGCTGGAACTATGGCACATTAAATGGATGTCAGAAAataaattcagcagcaacttagTCAAtctcataaattcggctgaatttcaacaacaagacacattaattaggTGTAATGAAACAGACATATTTATACTATgtaataactaaaacatattaaaaacatgcatgaaacacatttaatataaataaattaatttgtctagattttaagcaaattaaacactAACAATTATTAAGTTGAATTTAGCTAATTAAACTAACAcacttaatttattccagcagctatgtaaaagcataaattaaaataaattgaagttcaagctcaatgagctagaatcAGCTCGAATTGAGCTTCATTGAGCTGGAACAAGCTAGATCAGCTTGCAAGAGTTTGCGAATGACGCCTGATGAGCTGAACCAAGGACGTTTCTAGGACGTGGTCGTATcataagtgtagtatattcatttgtgcatttttatttttttgaacaaactactttaataaaattattcatgaattacattaataccctttgtatattgtcctcaatggtttttgcatgtaaagcgaaattgaagcaaatattagctcactagttatctagtgtttaactaatactaagcggtattgtgtggtcagatcgtaatacagaaagataacttatatttGTAGATGAATCTAAATATGTTCATAGTTTAATTAGAAATgaacaaaccgattgaaagactaatatattgtctatcaagtccaaatgGGTAGATGTTTTATCTTGAGCTTCGAAGCGAATGACTTCCAacaggtagagacatagatgtgactgaccgGACTAACAATACATCAGACAGAactaagtagaatagatcctaaatctgtttatgaatttattcacttgtgacgtttataGTATGGAATACCTCAATCCTAAGTAGATGAagaactatgtatgtgtgacttgtatactttgatgtaagtcaaagcctgagttcaaatagatgaggaaccaaaagttggtgcattgggtatacgacttctgcaatatgtaacatcattaacaataatggaattcatagccagagaaatgggtaaatgatatcctctcattggtattacatgatagatgaaaagtaaacttaGCCACgagtcgtttgtctttgtgattaatgacttaattactatttgatagtaattgacttttcctgaaggaagatgtaatgattataatgagataaaataaaatcatattgggagaatgaatttatCACAAAAAGATTaagaatatcctatgagggtaacacacttatgacaaggtcattagacgagcaATGATCAAGTAACTTTCTTAATGGTGTGTAACTGGgaagagctcagtcacgatactatagtggaatgactttgtgactaaataagtttataattaatagacaaaaagctagaacttaattataaatcatttgagccttaatcacatatgtccaatcggtccctccgctagcttgttgaaaccataaatgaattgcatgtagaatcaaatgaatagaaatggataaAATGATAGAGTTAGAGAAAAGGGTCACATTCgaaaatgaatggaaatgaaTGTGACTTCTCACTAAGATGGAAATGAccttagaattaatttaattttttcaaattattatttaataaaataattgaagttcaaaattaaaattaaattaattagccaTTTTGAATCCactgaatatgaaaattaaatatatttctcatagatttttttacggtaaagttgtcatgattttaagggaattagaattgagttgagaaaattatttaattgaaaatttaattaatttaataaataaaatttattttgggaaataaaaaacatgtattggattggattaaattataaagcgTTAGGTTAAAATTTTAGGAAGCATATATAATTGAGTCCAATACATGAGAAGCCCAATACTACCTCTTCTCTCCAAGTAGATCTAGAGAACTAGCTTTTCTATCAAATAAGCATTAGTTGTTTTCTACAAATTCTACTAAGATTTTATATCTCTCCCTACAAATAGATGACACTTGTAAGGCTAAATATGTCACAACTTTGTGATATTGTTATTTTGCCCGAAAATAgtaagaatttattttctaattataaattttgttttctaagaataacaattctatcgatTTCTATAAGAGAGAGATGTACTTTCCTATTCTGTGTTTGATTCGTaattgttcgagcccacactcgaaacaatttatggtacgagaatagtggagaaaCCCGTTCGGTTAAAACCCGAGAACATCAAGGATCTGTCTCTTACTAAGAGCAAGTACTTTTTGGTAAATgcttattgttataaatatcataaactgactcaattttcaaagttttatttttctattatgcAAGAAAACTGTTTTCCAATcagatttttttccaaaaaccaAAAATATTACAAGAAACGATTTAatacttttagtaggaaagtaattTCTCTCAATGGAGACTGGTAGAAATCGCAATTCTCAGAAAATAAATTTCTACAACATTTTTGAAGAATAACAATATATGAAACTTTTATCTTAATAACTCTACCAATGTCATATATTTATAATGAGAGATAGGAGAATCCTCGTTGAATAAGTGTCGCttgtgaatatgatatgtgaattgtgcaagtatacacgtcagaTCAAGTAACAAAGTGATGAGTCAGTATCGTTTCCACAAGGATCGGATTGAGgcacaaaagtggtcaagttattataatagaGTGTTAGTAATGCTATGGTAAAAATAATGATAAGTATGCAATGAAATTTAATGGAATAGTGATGTATGCAATATGTGGAATTAATGAATATTTGGAAATTCTATGGAAAACAAGAGAAGAAATGTAATGGCAATTATGGGAATTACTACGGGAATATTatataaatgaacaaataaataactaagaatgatATGATAATGATACATCGGCAAAGAATAAAGGATATATGATGTTGATTTAGAAGGTTAGGATTATTAAGAATCTGCCCTTACTGTTAATAATGCCTCAGTAAAATCATACTCAATTTACTgctcagaagagttctaaaatggtctGCTTCTTTCGAAAGCAAAAAACTTAAGTTACCATGCCCGTGTCTATAGGCCTTAATATGGTACCCTACGTCTAAAGTCTATTGCAAGTATCGGTCAAGTacttactcatatcattcaatatcaaTCCAATTATCCAACCTTTCCAGAATTAGATTTAGTTTATGGGCATGCTAGACAGTCATCTATGACTAAGGATTGCAagcaaacaattaaaaaaaaattgaatgaaacattAAATTTATTCAGATCTacgcttcaaccattaaagagaataaaagtttcatcatgtaatcccaactcgatgagatttagctcatgggttggcacaaaaaattcaaaaccaaaatagcATCAACACtattttcatcattcaattcaCGGAAGAACAAAGTAAGAAATATGGAAGACAACTTTCACGTTTCCAGTTCACACTCTAGTAGCATAATGTCCTACGATGGCTGAGAGGGACTACTTTGGCCTTCATCTTTTCGTCTTTACTCAGTCGCTACCCTCTATTTTTGCCTAAGGCTCTCCACTATTGTTCGTCGTTTAGGGtttcctcctttggctttttatagcttttttcctcttatcttctcctctttttaaattcttCTTTCAACAACCCATGATTATCTTCtccttttttaaattctttttttctaGGATAAATACCAACAACCCAAGATtattttctcctcttttttttaggcagatttttctggtacaagtacaGTTGGGCTAAAATTCGTATGCATTGAGTGTTGACTTGGTCTTTCTAGAATTTCCACGGCATTTGTGTTGGCAAATTGTCCAACCTTTTGCAACGgcaaaccttcactcctttatttctcaTTCCTTAACCTGCacctgccaaaccaccaaacacaaccctaCCACAAGCAATTAAATGTACCTAATATTTAAACACAATTGAAGCTCCTCATGTAATGATAAAAATACCAATGAAATGTCTTAAAATGCTACTAAATGTACGTAAGTACAACAATTGGCTAGGTCTAAAGGCatcaaatataactcttttcaagagttattacacccccaaacctaagttATTATTTATCCTTAAGCAAAATAcatatgaatgcatgaatgaataaatttttgCCCTTGCATATAACTATCTTGTATTgttaatgttaaattaagctttatttgataacaaattaaaagtgtttttgaatataagctgaatttgacaaaataattttaaatttgcatTTTAAGAAACAAAATTGTTAATACTTACAAtaaactcttagaaaattttgaaacaattttaatatCAAGTGAAATTAGTTTTAACCAAGTCAAAATTATCCCAAttaagttaaaatcattttaacatatcaaaatgattttcaaacaagtcaaaattgctccaggccaaaaagtatcgataccattttgcctggtattgatattttttgaaaataatcgaCACCCTTAGTAAAACCGAGACAAAAAAGGCATTCtgtcaaaaacttaaaaattatcgataccatgattttggtatcgatatttttcaaaaataatcgATACCTTATTTAAAAACGATACCAAAATtttattctgtttctcaaaaacCTTACAAGGTAtcgatttggtatcgataccctttTTAAATGTATCAATATTCGAAGTTACAGGTGAAATAAATGCTCTGGTTTTACATCCCCAACGACTATATTTACTTCTCCAACATCTTTAACGGCTGGAAATCTATTTaggggtataaataccatcttttAAAGTCATACAATATCCAAGAAAAGTACTTCAAACAAATATTATCAATTAAACAATTTTAgagcttaaattttcatattcttcTTACATAACTTGTGATACTTATCTCATTTATTTTTGCTCAAGtgtattttattgtatttgtgcttcaatttgcaaacaaatttatcttgtaaggattgtttctttgtttactcatttgtatctctttgagaggttttgaaacttaagatttggagtagaaatcttaaggagttgtaaggttaaaccttgtcctcaaaggttgagcaaattagtgaatttgggaaaaatcCTTAATGGTGGAAAGCTAAGGTGGTGGAGTAAGCAATTGGGCCCGAACCACTCTAAATCctttgtgttctttatttttttctggCTTTtgctttcaccaaaatttttaaaggccaattcaccccctcttggtaTTTTCGGTTTGCTTCATCAAGCTTTCAGCTAATCTATTAAAAGAGTAGCATATACATTAGTTCTCAGCACTCTTCTTTCTCTAAAAACTTGGTTAAATATCAAAGGTTCGTTTCAACAAAGGTAGTGTAGAAAATTTGTTCCTAAAAAGAATTTTTCCTAAGTACTCATGTATGCTTTCTGGCCATAGCAAATATCTCCTAATGCACTCAGTTCATTTGTTATCTAAACTCAAGTTATTTTATAACCCTTGCTCACAGCCTTTTCAAGATATTTAGTtgtacttttttttctcttcttttttttctttattattattattattatttgtcttattcttttttcttttataacattaggggatttagcatgtcacaaaattctttgaCTTGATAAACACAATAGAGCATATACCGAATTACCTGGtactcaatcatgtcacaatttaaatataaatcactTTTGAAGCTAAAGTTTttgactaaaaagatggatggagcaaaaaactacctccttagctactcagcATGTTGCTACAGTGGAATGCCCCTTTTCTTTATTACACACTCTTACTCGGACTCACCTTTCTAGTCAACAACatgatggagcaaacaaagtggtgCTGACTTAGTTGGCAATTCTAAGTATTGGAGTGCCTACTGTCCTTTATTTAAGTAATGTCATGGAAAAATGACTGAGTTTGGCATCAAAAACCTTAAGTTCATCAGAAAACAGTcgctataataaaaaaaatttcatgcaaTCTAACCTAAGCTAAATTTGCCTCATCCACTGTCACATGTTCTAGATATATTGAAGAATATAAGCTCATCATTGAACATCATGAGTAAAGATTGAACTTTTTGTAGATAAAAAAATGCTTAATAATCACATGGCATTGGCAAACAACTTAACTATACTAGGATGAACATACATACATACTAGACATGTAATGCAACCTAAATGGACAATATACCCCCAAACGTAAGgaatgcattgtcctcaatgcatgaatAGATATATGTAAACTATCTATATACAGTgagtgtcatggaaaaatatATGCAATGCAAtacatatgaaagaaaaagaaaatttcccTTGCTTAGACTAAATTGTAGATACTTTATTCTGTTCGACGGGTTAATTTACGAGTAACAACCTTGTACCTCTGCTTCCTCTTCGTCCTCACGGTCAGTCTCAATGCTGATAGACTCTGTTTTCTCTGGTTCTTCCTCTAGAGCTTTGGTGCATTCTCTTCATTGGCGGGATTCGTCTCAACGGGCTTTGCATCACCAACCCTATCCCCTCCTGCAGTTTATTAAACAAAGGAAATGAAATgactaaaagaaatttaaattgaaaagttgaaataaaaataaaaataatttttaagatgtTGAAGTTAAACATATCGAAGACCAATGGATTGTTTGTCTCGCTCTACATGAGCACCCTAGTAGTGCTTCAAGCGTTGTCAATAAGAACTTGATAGTATCTGGTGGAACACTCGCATAAGTAATAGTACAACATATATGATCAAATCTCCGCAAGAATGCTATGGGATCCTTAGTTTTATGACTGGTGAATCTGAAATTATTAGAAATCTATCTTAGTAAAATAAGGTTCAATTCAAAATGTGAACTATGAATAATGAGACAAGTAATGCTAGACCGTAGCCTGTCCACATCAAACAATGTCCCTAAGACCTGCTTAATTTTCTTAGTAGCTATTTATTGCTAAATAAATCGTATCTATAACGTAAAATTTTCCTAATAATTCTTATTgatatgcaaaaattaaaatcaaactagtGAA is part of the Gossypium hirsutum isolate 1008001.06 chromosome D11, Gossypium_hirsutum_v2.1, whole genome shotgun sequence genome and encodes:
- the LOC107911168 gene encoding DUF21 domain-containing protein At5g52790, which produces MAANDVPCCESMFWVYLVVCVVLVLFAGLMSGLTLGLMSLSLVDLEVVIKAGEPQDRKNAEKILPIVKNQHLLLCTLLIGNALAMEALPIFLDSLLSEWCSILISVTLILAFGEIIPQAVCSRYGLSVGAKLSVLVRFIVIVLFPVAYPISKLLDLLLGKRHSALLRRAELKTLVDMLGNEAGKGGELTHHETTIISGALDMTQKTAKDAMTPLCDIFSLDINSKLNEKTMGLIISKGHSRVPIFSGSPTNIIGLILVKNVIMCRPEDETPIRNLTIRSIPRVHDRLPLYDILNLFQEGHSHMAVVVKCKSDTDDTAESAKSKSHSNFKRIKTKVKGIDQHHQYDGNEELSIPSSPPSANSTIIDIRSPAKNMELGSKIRQRMKKWEQATLSNEDLESFSCLDEEVLGIITLEDVMEELLQEEIFDETDAYVDVHNKITINMQPSGRSPLRSPRPATASQIHWRSPISSSHGSPLSSLPHSPPFRTPISPYIQSPLSGPALCSSPGKQMPNSPLRFSSVAQYSPSQYQVSRKSYERLRHGS